A window of the Brassica napus cultivar Da-Ae chromosome C5, Da-Ae, whole genome shotgun sequence genome harbors these coding sequences:
- the LOC125587243 gene encoding uncharacterized protein LOC125587243, with protein MSSFIPSDYKALDLSGDNYLDWAINTSAVLKSRGLGKCIKYGNDTLACERHRAIMIMRHHLCEDLRDEFGYVNDPHNLWSFLNSRFCEPLLHESKKKWEALRFQDYESVDNYHSDLMRITYSLRLCGELVTNEDLLNKTRDTFHSEEVLLSHQAKGFTTYYDLFSYLLDIEQKKQKRMDNIRRFNDIMEIYYEVLDSEMKIPEANKATFDKKRSEEDSEWTLMDHEVGLYIE; from the coding sequence atgtcgagttTCATACCCTCAGATTACAAAGCCCttgatctctctggagataattatcttgATTGGGCTATAAACACTTCAGCCGTcttgaagtctagaggacttgGGAAGTGCATCAAGTATGGCAATGACACCCTTGCGTGTGAAAGACACAGAGCCATAATGATTATGCGACACCATCTCTGTGAGGACCTAAGAGACGAGTTTGGATATGTTAATGATCCTCATAATCTCTGGTCATTTTTGAATTCTAGATTCTGTGAGCCATTGTTGCacgaatccaagaaaaaatggGAAGCTCTAAGGTTCCAGGATTATGAATCCGTGGACAATTATCACTCTGATCTTATGAGAATCACCTATAGTCTTAGACTATGTGGTGAATTGGTAACAAACGAGGATTTGTTAAACAAAACTCGTGACACATTCCATTCAGAGGAAGTGTTGTTATCACATCAGGCCaaaggtttcaccacctatTATGACCTGTTctcatatttattagacattgagCAAAAGAAGCAGAAAAGGATGGATAACATCAGACGGTTTAATGACATCATGGAGATATATTATGAAGTACTAGACAGTGAGATGAAAATCCCTGAAGCTAATAAAGCCACATTTGATAAGAAGAGATCTGAGGAGGATTCCGAGTGGACACTCATGGACCATGAGGTCGGattatacattgaataa